One Leucobacter muris DNA segment encodes these proteins:
- the efeU gene encoding iron uptake transporter permease EfeU, with amino-acid sequence MIATLLIGLREGLEAALVVGVLLAYVNKIGRRDAAAKIWLGVGAAILLSLITGAVLTYGAYGLSFTAQEAIGGLLSLVAVAMVTWMVFWMLKMSRGIGGELRSQIDRALLGNGWGVAAVGFVSVAREGIETALFIWATTRATDTTPLLGFAAAVSGILLASVLGWLLYRGMLRINLTVFFRWSGALLIVFAAGVLAYAIHDLQEAGFLPGPFAAVPPGAGAFAAAWFGDAAWAFRVPHIIAPDGVLGVLLKGTVGFSPEMTRLEVIAWALYLVITLPLFLVASYRGARATRKETPCPPSAPAAASSR; translated from the coding sequence ATGATCGCCACGCTGCTCATCGGGCTGCGAGAGGGCCTCGAAGCCGCCCTCGTCGTCGGCGTACTCCTGGCCTACGTCAACAAGATCGGTCGACGCGACGCGGCCGCCAAGATCTGGCTGGGCGTCGGCGCAGCGATCCTGCTCTCCCTCATCACCGGCGCAGTGCTCACCTACGGCGCCTACGGCCTCTCCTTCACCGCGCAGGAGGCCATCGGCGGCCTCCTCTCCCTCGTCGCCGTGGCCATGGTCACCTGGATGGTCTTCTGGATGCTGAAGATGTCGCGCGGCATCGGCGGCGAGCTGCGCTCCCAGATCGACCGTGCCCTGCTCGGCAACGGGTGGGGCGTCGCCGCGGTGGGCTTCGTCTCGGTGGCCCGCGAGGGCATCGAGACCGCCCTCTTCATCTGGGCCACCACGCGCGCGACCGACACGACGCCGCTGCTCGGCTTCGCCGCCGCGGTCTCGGGCATCCTGCTGGCCTCGGTGCTCGGGTGGCTGCTGTACCGCGGCATGCTCAGGATCAACCTCACCGTGTTCTTCCGCTGGTCGGGCGCGCTGCTCATCGTCTTCGCGGCGGGCGTGCTGGCCTACGCGATCCACGACCTGCAGGAGGCCGGCTTCCTGCCGGGCCCCTTCGCCGCCGTGCCCCCGGGCGCTGGCGCCTTCGCCGCCGCCTGGTTCGGGGACGCCGCCTGGGCGTTCCGCGTGCCCCACATCATCGCCCCCGACGGCGTGCTCGGCGTACTGCTCAAGGGCACCGTGGGCTTCTCGCCCGAGATGACCCGACTCGAGGTCATCGCCTGGGCGCTCTACCTCGTCATCACCCTTCCGCTGTTCCTGGTCGCTTCGTACCGCGGAGCACGCGCAACCAGAAAGGAAACCCCGTGTCCACCATCAGCCCCCGCCGCGGCTTCGTCGCGCTAG
- the efeO gene encoding iron uptake system protein EfeO: MSTISPRRGFVALGAIGAATLTLTACVPNAGTGANAQSIAVTASDTACNVEAAEAQSGTITFTVKNDGSKVNEFYVLGSNELTIIGEVENIAPGSSRDLTVQVGPGDYFTSCKPGMIGTGVGQAAFAVTGDAVATTPEEDAVVAQYVGYVKTQTEELVPQVAAFVAAYQAGDDETARQLFPIARINYERIEPTAEQFGDLDPKIDYRKPGAIEEGLPFTGFHRIEQDLWLDEAIANYSTPEKDHYPKDDLKPLTPEERKEIGDQLVADVNELKDEVASPDFTLTLADITEGAKGLLDEVAAPDGKLPGEENEFAHTDLYDFTANVEGAQVAFDTVRGLLEANGGEDLAKQLDERFADMFALLETYGSYDEGFVFYDTVDQQQRNELAAKLTALSEPMSKLTAGVVQG; encoded by the coding sequence GTGTCCACCATCAGCCCCCGCCGCGGCTTCGTCGCGCTAGGCGCCATCGGCGCCGCGACCCTCACCCTCACCGCCTGCGTGCCGAACGCCGGCACCGGCGCGAACGCCCAGTCCATCGCCGTCACCGCCAGCGACACCGCCTGCAACGTCGAGGCGGCCGAGGCTCAGAGCGGCACCATCACCTTCACCGTGAAGAACGACGGCAGCAAGGTGAACGAGTTCTACGTGCTCGGCAGCAACGAGCTCACGATCATCGGCGAGGTCGAGAACATCGCCCCGGGATCGAGCCGCGACCTCACCGTGCAGGTCGGCCCCGGCGACTACTTCACGAGCTGCAAGCCCGGCATGATCGGCACCGGCGTGGGCCAGGCCGCGTTCGCGGTCACCGGCGACGCCGTGGCGACGACGCCCGAGGAGGACGCGGTCGTGGCCCAGTACGTCGGCTACGTCAAGACGCAGACCGAGGAGCTCGTGCCGCAGGTCGCGGCGTTCGTGGCGGCCTACCAGGCCGGAGACGACGAGACCGCCCGTCAGCTCTTCCCGATCGCCCGCATCAACTACGAGCGCATCGAGCCGACCGCCGAGCAGTTCGGCGACCTCGACCCCAAGATCGACTACCGCAAGCCCGGCGCGATCGAGGAGGGGCTGCCCTTCACCGGCTTCCACCGCATCGAGCAGGATCTGTGGCTCGACGAGGCGATCGCGAACTACTCGACGCCCGAGAAGGACCACTACCCGAAGGACGACCTGAAGCCGCTCACCCCCGAGGAGCGCAAGGAGATCGGCGATCAGCTGGTCGCCGACGTAAACGAGCTGAAGGACGAGGTCGCGAGCCCCGACTTCACGCTCACGCTCGCAGACATCACCGAGGGCGCGAAGGGCCTGCTCGACGAGGTGGCCGCGCCCGACGGCAAGCTGCCCGGCGAGGAGAACGAGTTCGCGCACACCGATCTCTACGACTTCACCGCGAACGTCGAGGGCGCCCAGGTGGCCTTCGACACCGTGCGCGGGCTGCTCGAGGCGAACGGTGGAGAGGATCTCGCGAAGCAGCTCGACGAGCGCTTCGCCGACATGTTCGCGCTGCTCGAGACCTACGGCTCGTACGACGAGGGCTTCGTGTTCTACGACACGGTCGATCAGCAGCAGCGCAACGAGCTCGCCGCGAAGCTGACCGCCCTCAGCGAGCCGATGTCGAAGCTCACCGCAGGCGTCGTGCAGGGCTGA
- a CDS encoding Dps family protein: MTTLEQQPIAAQGEFGRLSGVAQYLTPVLHDLIALAVNGKQAHWHVRGSNFMGVHEFLDEVVAHAQDAADTAAERMVALGLPVDGRIGTVAAQTTTPEMTVGFQQSDVTVREVVAQLDATLETIYAAVKGLDDIDPVSQDLAIAFAQQLDKDRWFLFSHYAD, translated from the coding sequence ATGACTACTCTTGAACAGCAGCCGATCGCAGCGCAGGGCGAGTTCGGTCGACTCTCCGGAGTCGCACAGTACCTGACGCCGGTGCTGCACGATCTGATCGCCCTCGCGGTGAACGGCAAGCAGGCGCACTGGCACGTGCGCGGCAGCAATTTCATGGGCGTGCACGAGTTTCTCGACGAGGTGGTCGCGCACGCGCAGGACGCGGCCGACACGGCTGCCGAGCGTATGGTAGCCCTGGGGCTGCCCGTCGACGGCCGCATCGGCACGGTAGCGGCCCAGACCACCACGCCCGAGATGACGGTCGGCTTCCAGCAGTCCGACGTGACGGTGCGCGAGGTCGTGGCGCAGCTCGACGCGACGCTGGAGACCATCTACGCGGCGGTCAAGGGCCTCGACGACATCGATCCCGTGAGTCAGGATCTCGCGATCGCCTTCGCGCAGCAGCTCGACAAGGATCGCTGGTTCCTCTTCTCGCACTACGCCGACTGA